The following are encoded in a window of Kitasatospora sp. NBC_01250 genomic DNA:
- a CDS encoding ammonium transporter, translating to MPTTLDTGNTAWLMASTAMVLLMTPGLAFFYGGMVKTKHVLVMLKMSFVCLALVTLLWLAIGYSLAFGKDVGGLGLIGSPAHWMMHDVGLDSRTGSIPTVIFSCFQMAFAIITVALISGSIAGRATMRGWLWFVVAWTLFVYVPMAHWVFAPDGWITRHLGALDFAGGLPVEINSGAAGLAVAIVVRKRRDFEREPIRPHNLPLVVVGLALLWFGWFGFNAGSALQDVHNAPMAFLNTQLAACGAMVGWPLIEKWRLGHVEMLGVASAAVAGMVAITPACGEVSPVGALVIGFVAGVVCAFAINLKYKMRYDDTLDVVGVHGWGGIVGTLAIGLFATARMSGREGLFYGGGLDLLWRQAVAVLACAAFSFGVTWLIAQAVEKTVGFRAAEEYEHVPGAEEEQAYDDETIAEIRRRLVAARVPVPVGAEETGDRSPAADAALLAELRAVLTRREQEK from the coding sequence ATGCCAACCACGCTCGACACGGGCAACACCGCCTGGCTGATGGCCAGCACCGCGATGGTGCTGCTGATGACCCCCGGCCTGGCCTTCTTCTACGGCGGCATGGTCAAGACCAAACACGTGCTGGTGATGCTCAAGATGAGCTTCGTCTGCCTGGCCCTGGTCACCCTGCTCTGGCTGGCGATCGGCTACAGCCTGGCCTTCGGCAAGGACGTCGGGGGCCTTGGCCTGATCGGCTCCCCGGCCCACTGGATGATGCACGACGTCGGCCTGGACAGCCGCACCGGCTCCATCCCGACCGTGATCTTCTCCTGCTTCCAGATGGCCTTCGCCATCATCACCGTGGCGCTGATCAGCGGCTCGATCGCCGGCCGCGCCACCATGCGCGGCTGGCTCTGGTTCGTCGTCGCCTGGACGCTCTTCGTCTACGTGCCCATGGCGCACTGGGTGTTCGCGCCCGACGGCTGGATCACCCGGCACCTGGGGGCGCTCGACTTCGCCGGGGGCCTGCCGGTGGAGATCAACTCCGGTGCGGCCGGGCTTGCGGTGGCAATCGTGGTCCGCAAGCGCAGGGACTTCGAGCGCGAGCCGATCCGCCCGCACAACCTGCCGCTGGTGGTGGTCGGCCTCGCGCTGCTCTGGTTCGGCTGGTTCGGCTTCAACGCCGGTTCCGCGCTGCAGGACGTGCACAACGCGCCGATGGCCTTCCTCAACACCCAACTGGCCGCCTGCGGCGCGATGGTGGGCTGGCCGCTGATCGAGAAGTGGCGGCTGGGGCACGTCGAGATGCTGGGGGTCGCCTCGGCGGCGGTGGCCGGCATGGTCGCCATCACCCCGGCCTGCGGCGAGGTCTCGCCGGTGGGCGCGCTGGTGATCGGCTTCGTCGCCGGTGTGGTCTGCGCCTTCGCGATCAACCTCAAGTACAAGATGCGCTACGACGACACGCTCGACGTGGTGGGCGTGCACGGCTGGGGCGGCATCGTGGGCACCCTGGCCATCGGCCTGTTCGCCACCGCCCGGATGAGCGGCCGCGAGGGCCTGTTCTACGGCGGCGGCCTCGACCTGCTGTGGCGCCAGGCGGTCGCCGTGCTGGCCTGCGCGGCCTTCTCCTTCGGGGTGACCTGGCTGATCGCCCAGGCCGTGGAGAAGACGGTCGGCTTCCGGGCCGCCGAGGAGTACGAGCACGTGCCCGGCGCGGAGGAGGAGCAGGCCTACGACGACGAGACGATCGCCGAGATCCGCCGGCGCCTGGTCGCCGCCCGGGTGCCCGTCCCGGTCGGCGCCGAGGAGACCGGGGACCGGAGCCCGGCGGCGGACGCCGCGCTGCTGGCCGAGCTGCGCGCGGTGCTGACCCGACGGGAGCAGGAGAAGTGA
- a CDS encoding thioesterase II family protein yields the protein MSLLPMNPTNSTGAWVRPVVARPQARRRLFCFHPAGAGALLYRDWPAAMPADVEVLAVQLPGREARLAEPHLTDYGQVVEQLFAAIRPLLDRPYALFGHSMGALIAYGIAMAAPRTGPQAPTRLTLSGCPGPGSAPRKPGRARWSDAQLVQDLREMGGTPEEVLENAGLLELILPTLRADYAVYESFRPPAGPQLACPVSVLGGQDDSVTVEELERWAGTTTADSSVRLFPGGHFFLTGESTQAVFDAVTADLAGQNT from the coding sequence ATGTCTCTGCTGCCCATGAACCCCACCAACTCCACCGGCGCCTGGGTCCGCCCGGTGGTCGCCCGACCGCAGGCCCGCCGTCGGCTCTTCTGCTTCCACCCCGCCGGTGCCGGCGCCCTGCTCTACCGCGACTGGCCGGCCGCCATGCCCGCCGATGTCGAGGTGCTCGCCGTCCAGCTGCCGGGCCGTGAGGCGCGGCTGGCCGAGCCGCACCTGACGGACTACGGGCAGGTCGTCGAGCAGCTCTTCGCGGCGATACGGCCGCTGCTGGACCGTCCCTACGCGCTCTTCGGGCACAGCATGGGCGCACTGATCGCCTACGGCATCGCCATGGCCGCCCCGCGGACCGGCCCGCAGGCGCCCACCCGGCTGACGCTCAGCGGCTGCCCGGGTCCGGGCTCGGCCCCGCGCAAGCCGGGCCGGGCGCGCTGGTCGGACGCGCAGCTGGTCCAGGACCTGCGCGAGATGGGCGGCACCCCGGAGGAGGTGCTGGAGAACGCGGGCCTGCTGGAGCTGATCCTGCCGACGCTGCGGGCCGACTACGCCGTCTACGAGTCCTTCCGGCCCCCGGCCGGCCCGCAGCTGGCCTGCCCGGTCTCCGTCCTCGGCGGGCAGGACGACTCCGTGACGGTCGAGGAGCTGGAGCGCTGGGCGGGCACCACCACCGCCGACAGCTCGGTGCGGCTCTTCCCGGGCGGTCACTTCTTCCTCACCGGGGAGTCCACCCAGGCGGTGTTCGACGCCGTGACCGCCGACCTCGCGGGTCAGAACACCTAG
- a CDS encoding ammonium transporter has translation MTNSGDSAWLMMAAAMVLLMAPGLAFFYGGMVRTGQVIAMLKMCFGCVVLVSVIWFTVGYSLAFGTDVGGHGLIGGLDHVFMTGVGLDSRTGDTPTVTFSVFHMSFAIVTVALISGSVAGRATMRGWLVFVCAWTLLVYVPMAHWVFAPEGWVARQVGAVDFSGGTVVELSSGAAGLALAVVAGRRADFERQPIRPHNLPLVVIGLALLWFGWFGFNTGSSLGVPGAAAMGFVNTQLAAGAAMAGWAVTGYWRTRQVGLLDMCMGAVTGMVAMTPAAGDVTPAWAAAIGFLAGLTCAFAISWKYRFGVDDTLDVVGIHGWGGLFGMVMVGLAATGVMTAKKGVFYGGGWDLLGKQLVAVLVLGLFSFGMTALIGKLVDLTVGLRQSSAAEEHEQVYQNDWDAQFKEIADALRGDSEGSSGGPGGEGVDASALLDQVRRMLAADPQRLGE, from the coding sequence GTGACGAACAGCGGGGACAGCGCCTGGCTGATGATGGCCGCCGCCATGGTGCTGCTGATGGCGCCGGGCCTGGCCTTCTTCTACGGCGGCATGGTGCGCACCGGCCAGGTCATCGCGATGCTCAAGATGTGCTTCGGCTGCGTGGTGCTGGTGAGCGTCATCTGGTTCACCGTCGGCTACTCGCTCGCGTTCGGCACCGACGTCGGCGGGCACGGGCTGATCGGCGGGCTCGACCACGTCTTCATGACCGGTGTCGGGCTCGACTCGCGCACCGGCGACACCCCCACCGTGACCTTCTCGGTGTTCCACATGTCCTTCGCCATCGTGACCGTGGCCCTGATCAGCGGCTCGGTGGCCGGGCGCGCCACCATGCGCGGCTGGCTGGTCTTCGTCTGCGCCTGGACCCTGCTGGTCTACGTCCCGATGGCGCACTGGGTCTTCGCGCCGGAGGGCTGGGTGGCCCGGCAGGTCGGCGCGGTCGACTTCTCCGGCGGCACGGTGGTCGAACTGAGCTCCGGCGCGGCCGGGCTGGCACTGGCGGTGGTCGCCGGGCGGCGCGCGGACTTCGAGCGCCAGCCGATCCGGCCGCACAACCTGCCGCTGGTGGTGATCGGCCTGGCGCTGCTCTGGTTCGGCTGGTTCGGCTTCAACACCGGCTCGTCGCTGGGTGTGCCGGGCGCGGCGGCGATGGGCTTCGTCAACACCCAGCTGGCCGCGGGGGCCGCGATGGCGGGCTGGGCGGTGACCGGCTACTGGCGCACCCGGCAGGTCGGCCTGCTCGACATGTGCATGGGCGCGGTCACCGGCATGGTCGCGATGACGCCGGCGGCCGGCGACGTGACGCCCGCCTGGGCCGCCGCGATCGGCTTCCTGGCCGGACTGACCTGCGCCTTCGCGATCAGCTGGAAGTACCGGTTCGGGGTGGACGACACACTGGACGTGGTCGGCATCCACGGCTGGGGCGGGCTGTTCGGCATGGTGATGGTGGGGCTGGCGGCCACCGGCGTGATGACCGCGAAGAAGGGCGTCTTCTACGGCGGCGGCTGGGACCTGCTGGGCAAACAGCTGGTGGCGGTGCTGGTGCTCGGGCTCTTCTCGTTCGGGATGACCGCGCTGATCGGCAAGCTGGTGGACCTGACGGTGGGGCTGCGCCAGTCCAGCGCGGCCGAGGAGCACGAGCAGGTCTACCAGAACGACTGGGACGCGCAGTTCAAGGAGATCGCGGACGCACTGCGGGGCGACTCCGAGGGCTCGAGCGGCGGCCCGGGCGGCGAGGGGGTGGACGCGAGCGCGCTGCTCGACCAGGTGCGCCGGATGCTGGCGGCCGACCCGCAGCGGCTGGGCGAGTAG